From a region of the Arachis ipaensis cultivar K30076 chromosome B09, Araip1.1, whole genome shotgun sequence genome:
- the LOC107615864 gene encoding cell number regulator 7-like, with product MNNFILFRCGLITCCLPCVTFGQIAEIVDEGKSSCASQGCVYGLLMIVSCHWIYSCVYREKLRKKYGLESEPCCDCCVHFCCDPCALCQEHQELKLRGHDPSKGTSLSICITIVIVLVIVIISYIATLLVS from the exons ATGAACAATTTCATTTTGTTTC gATGTGGTTTGATAACTTGCTGTCTACCCTGTGTCACCTTTGGGCAAATTGCAGAAATTGTGGATGAAGGGAAGAGTT CATGCGCTTCACAAGGGTGTGTATATGGGTTACTGATGATTGTTTCATGCCACTGGATCTATTCATGTGTTTATAGAGAGAAACTGAGAAAAAAGTATGGGTTAGAATCTGAACCTTGCTGTGATTGCTGCGTTCATTTTTGCTGTGATCCATGCGCCTTATGCCAAGAACATCAAGAGCTCAAATTAAGAGGCCATGACCCTTCCAAAGGTACCTCTCTATCTATATGTATAACAATCGTCATCGTCCTCGTCATCGTCATCATCTCTTACATTGCAACTCTACTAGTTAGTTGA